From a single Nothobranchius furzeri strain GRZ-AD chromosome 7, NfurGRZ-RIMD1, whole genome shotgun sequence genomic region:
- the LOC107373611 gene encoding activin receptor type-2B, protein MCVSRLSCGLLLVSVLVPLGTLCAGLRHGGEGTRECVYYNINYETEKTNQSGVERCEAEEDKHSHCFSSWRNESGSIELLKRGCWLDDFNCYNRQECVVTEESPQVFFCCCEGNFCNENFTYLPDRSRPVIRARPGGTGPLHLLIYCLLLVITLLVGLLVTVWLYQHRKPPYGHVDVSEDPGPPLASPLLALKPLQLLEVKARGRFGCVWKAQVLNEFVAVKIFPIQNKESWQNERDVFLTPGMRHENILRFLGAERRGQQGGTHLEAELWLITEFHEKGSLSDFLKGNVVSWTELCLITESMARGLAYLHEDVPRLKGHGHKPAIAHRDFKSKNIILRSDLTAVIADFGLAIGFEAGEPPGETHGQVGTRRYMAPEVLEGAINFQRDAFLRIDMYALGLVLWEVLTRCHAADGPVDEYLLPFEVVVGQHPTLEDLQEVVVHKKMRPTIKEVWLKHDGLAQFCETVEDCWDHDAEARLSAGCVEERISQIRRHASIQGPPTPLVSSPVTMVTNVDLTSKETRT, encoded by the exons ATGTGTGTGTCCAGGCTGAGCTGTGGTCTGCTTCTGGTTTCGGTTCTGGTGCCGCTGGGGACTCTGTGTGCAG gGCTGAGACATGGTGGGGAGGGCACTAGGGAGTGTGTGTACTACAACATAAACTATGAGACAGAGAAGACCAATCAGAGCGGAGTGGAGCGCTGCGAAGCCGAGGAGGACAAACACTCCCACTGCTTCTCCTCCTGGAGGAATGAGTCTGGATCCATCGAGCTGCTCAAGAGAGGATGCTGGTTAGATGACTTCAACTGCTATaacag gCAGGAGTGTGTGGTGACAGAGGAAAGTCCTCAGGTTTTCTTCTGCTGCTGTGAAGGAAACTTCTGTAACGAGAACTTCACTTACCTGCCTGACCGGAGCCGCCCAG TCATCAGGGCCCGGCCCGGTGGTACCGGCCCGTTACACCTGCTGATTTACTGCCTGCTGCTAGTCATCACGCTGCTCGTGGGTCTGCTCGTTACCGTCTGGTTATATCAACACCGGAAGCCTCCTTACGGACACGTGGACGTCTCTGAG GATCCTGGTCCTCCCTTGGCCTCCCCTCTGCTGGCTCTGAAGCCCCTGCAGCTGCTGGAGGTGAAAGCTAGGGGGCGCTTTGGATGCGTCTGGAAGGCCCAGGTCCTGAACGAGTTTGTGGCTGTGAAGATCTTCCCCATCCAG AACAAGGAGTCATGGCAGAACGAGAGGGACGTGTTCCTGACTCCAGGAATGAGACATGAGAACATTCTGAGGTTTCTGGGAGCAGAGAGACGGGGGCAGCAGGGAGGGACTCACCTGGAGGCGGAGCTTTGGCTCATCACAGAGTTCCATGAAAAG GGCTCTCTGTCGGACTTCCTGAAGGGGAACGTGGTCAGCTGGACCGAGCTGTGTCTTATAACGGAGTCCATGGCCCGCGGTCTGGCATACCTTCATGAGGACGTCCCCCGACTGAAGGGACACGGACACAAACCGGCCATCGCTCACAG GGACTTCAAGAGTAAGAACATCATCCTGCGTTCAGACCTCACCGCCGTCATCGCCGACTTTGGCCTGGCTATTGGCTTTGAAGCAGGGGAACCACCTGGAGAGACTCATGGACAG GTGGGCACTAGGCGCTACATGGCTCCAGAGGTGTTGGAAGGAGCCATCAACTTCCAGAGAGACGCCTTCCTGCGGATCGACATGTACGCCCTGGGACTGGTTCTGTGGGAGGTTCTGACCCGCTGCCATGCTGCTGACG GTCCAGTCGATGAGTACCTGCTGCCGTTTGAGGTGGTGGTGGGTCAGCATCCGACCCTGGAGGACCTGCAGGAGGTTGTGGTCCACAAGAAGATGAGACCAACCATTAAAGAAGTCTGGCTGAAACATGAC GGCCTGGCTCAGTTCTGCGAGACGGTGGAGGACTGCTGGGACCACGACGCCGAGGCCCGTCTGTCAGCCGGCTGCGTGGAGGAGAGGATCTCCCAGATCCGGCGGCACGCCTCCATCCAAGGCCCGCCCACCCCGCTGGTCTCCTCACCCGTCACCATGGTGACAAACGTAGACCTGACCTCTAAAGAGACTAGGACATGA
- the xylb gene encoding xylulose kinase, protein MMDSGSDSPLYLGLDFSTQQLKVVAIDGDLNVVHQNYLQFDSELPEFRTQGGVYLHMDRLTVTSPVLMWVKALDLLLDKMKKEGFDFSRVRALSGSGQQHGSVFWRTGASQTLAHLHPDQNLHQLLQDSFSVLDSPVWMDSSTSYQCQNLEVATGGALRLAQVTGSRAYERFTGNQICKLYQSRSARFWCTERISLVSSFAASLFLGGFASIDYSDGSGMNLLDIRTKRWSEVCLEATAPHLGRLLGLPVPSTSVLGPVSNYFVHRYGFSENCSVVAFTGDNPASLAGMRLQQGDMAVSLGTSDTVFLSIQEPRPALEGHIFCNPVDLEAYMALLCFKNGSLTRERIKNQCSGGTWEHFSATLRETSPGNNGNIGFYFDSQEITPPASGVHRFDSDNFEVSHWSPQVELRALVEGQFLSRRLHAERLGYSITAGTRVLATGGASSNRELLQVLADVFSAPVYTMDLSNSACLGSAYRALHGLVAESGVSFFDVVKKAPEPQLIATPDPAATQVYDQMLRRVAQLEDRVLQKNRT, encoded by the exons ATGATGGACTCCGGTTCGGATTCTCCGCTCTATCTGGGCCTGGATTTCAGCACGCAGCAG cTGAAGGTGGTGGCTATTGATGGAGACCTGAACGTGGTCCATCAGAACTACCTGCAGTTTGACTCGGAGCTGCCAGAGTTCAG gaCTCAGGGAGGAGTTTACCTACACATGGACAGACTTACTGTTACCTCACCTGTTCTGATGTGGGTCAAG GCTCTGGACCTGCTGTTGGACAAGATGAAGAAGGAGGGCTTTGACTTTTCCCGGGTCAGAGCGCTGTCTGGCAGTGGCCAG CAACATGGCAGTGTCTTCTGGAGGACAGGAGCGTCTCAGACTCTGGCCcatctccacccggaccagaacctgcaccagctgctgcag GACAGCTTCTCAGTTCTGGACAGTCCAGTATGGATGGACTCCAGCACCAGCTATCAATGTCAGAACCTGGAGGTGGCAACAGGGGGCGCTCTGAGGCTGGCACAGGTCACCGGGTCCAGAGCCTATGAG CGTTTCACAGGAAACCAGATCTGCAAACTGTATCAGAGCAGATCGGCCCGGTTCTGGTGTAccgag AGGATCTCATTGGTCAGCAGCTTCGCAGCCTCACTCTTCCTCGGTGGTTTCGCCTCCATCGACTACAGCGATG GTTCTGGGATGAATTTGTTGGACATCAGGACCAAACGCTGGTCTGAGGTCTGCCTGGAAGCCACCGCTCCTCATCTGGGTCGCCTGCTGGGGCTCCCAGTGCCATCCACATCTGTATTG GGTCCTGTCTCCAACTACTTTGTGCATCGATATGGTTTCTCTGAAAACTGCAGCGTTGTGGCGTTCACTGGTGATAATCCAG CGTCTCTGGCAGGAATGAGGCTCCAGCAGGGAGACATGGCT GTGAGTTTGGGGACGAGTGACACCGTCTTTCTGTCGATCCAGGAGCCTCGCCCAGCGCTCGAGGGCCACATCTTCTGTAATCCGGTTGACCTGGAGGCGTACATGGCCCTGCTGTG TTTCAAGAACGGATCGCTAACGCGAGAACGGATCAAGAACCAATGCAGCGGGGGAACATGGGAACATTTTTCAGCCACTTTGAGAGAGACTTCGCCAGGAAACAACGGAAACATCG gcttttattttgacagtcaGGAGATAACCCCTCCTGCCAGTGGTGTTCATCGTTTTGACTCGGATAACTTTGAG GTGTCCCATTGGAGTCCTCAGGTGGAGCTCCGGGCTCTGGTAGAGGGTCAGTTCCTGTCCAGAAGGCTTCATGCTGAGCGGCTCGGGTACTCCATCA CTGCAGGAACCCGGGTTTTAGCGACTGGAGGAGCTTCATCCAATAGAGAACTGCTGCAG GTTCTGGCTGATGTGTTCAGCGCTCCGGTTTACACCATGGATCTGTCCAACTCGGCCTGCCTGGGGTCGGCCTACAGGGCGCTGCACG GCTTGGTGGCAGAGTCTGGAGTTTCATTCTTTGATGTGGTGAAGAAAGCTCCAGAACCACAGCTGATCGCCACCCCAGACCCAGCAGCCACGCAG GTGTATGACCAGATGTTGAGGCGTGTTGCACAGCTGGAGGACAGAGTCCTGCAGAAGAACCGTACCTGA